The Fibrobacter sp. genome segment AAGCCAGCCTTTACGGATAAAAAAAGTCTCATGAGCTCTAAATTTCATCTCACGAACCTCTTTCGTTTTCAAATACTTTCCCATCAAACATCCCATCGCTAAGACAGATTGATTTACACACATTTTGAAATGGATGCATTTATTCTCATCAATGTGATAACCTTCAGCAGTTATACTAATTGATCCTGCCTTACACACGCTTTCACACTTCAAGCATTTTCTGCAGCCATTAAATTTTCGAATCTGATAAGCAATTTTTCTTTGCAAATCATCATGATCTGCAACATTCATCGTCCTTATCTTTACAGCGTGTTCAAAGCCATCAACAGTAAATGGTTGGAGAGAAATGATTGGCACATTTGTACGAACATCAAGTACAAGAACTTCGTGAAGAAGTTTTCTTCCAAGTTCACGGTTTATCTTTCCGAACGGTACGAACATATTCACAAGTTCGTCGTCAAATGGGCGAACAAGCCTGTAATTTTTCGCATGGTCTTCGGCGGTACAATTTGTGAATTTGATTTTAACATCATCAGCAGCCGCCAAGCCGTTTCCACCTTGACGCGCTTTCCATGCGCCTGAATCCACATATTCTTCTGGATCGGGCTTTCCAATTCTTTTCGCAAAGCGAATCAGAAAATCTCGCCATTGTTTAGAATTTTCAGGCATGTAGATTCTACTCAAAAATTGAGCACGCTGATTGTTATTTGGGCAACACCAGCAACCAACACGATCGTATCCTAAACGATACGCATCGTTGAAATCAACATTCTCCGCTAAAAGATAAAGCCATATATCGATATCTTTCCAATCAATGATTGGAGACGCTACTGTTTGCTTTTGAATTTTAACAGATTCTTTGCCGCTTTCAACACGATTGTATTTGCTTCGGCTTGCACTTTCCGCACGACGAATCCCGTAAAAAGTCAATATTTGCTGATTTCTGTACAAAGAGTTCAATACGCGGGTAATCGGTCCAGTTTTGAACATGGAACAGCACCAACGCATAATTCGCGCAGGAGGACCAATGTCTTCGCAAACATCCATAAAATTTTGATCTTCATTGATAGAAGTTTCAAAAATTGCAAACGGATGATTCTTCTTAAATCTTTTTGCGTATTCAACCGTTTGCGGAAATTCCAATGTTGTGTTTCCGAAAATATGAACAAGGCTCGGATTACCTAATGCTTTCGTTACAATGTCTGCCGTAACAGAAGAATCCTTACCTCCAGAAAAGGACAAAACAATGTTTTCTTCAGGATAGTTGGCAGCTTCTTTCTTTATAAAAGCATGAGCTTCGCTGATCAGCGCATTAAGGCGATTCTTATTAGCCGCAATAAATTTGTTTTTGAAGTCTTCAAAACATGCTTGTATCTTCTTGGATTTATTACTTTTTTCGTTTTCCTTAATCAATGCGGAAAGGACATCGCAATCTTCCGTCCGAAAAGTCCTTGAAGGAACTGACTTCATCTTTCCGTCGATATAATAGCGACTGTCTAAAGCCCACACAGAACACTCTGAGTATTTCAAAGGTTGATCGTGAGCTAATAGGAGTTCCAACAGCAATCTTTCCTCTGGAAAGACTGGACGCAAATCTGTTGACAGAAATGTCGTTGCTGAATGACAAAGCGGGCATACGCTTTTGCCATTAACGCCATTAATCTGCTCTGGAGGCGTGATTATAGGAATGCGACAAGATTGACACCAAAAAACTTGTGCAGAAAGGAAACCGGAACTTTCGTGCTGTTCCTCATTATCAATACGCAGAGATGACTTTTTTTTCGTCAATCAAACCTCAGCCAGTGCTCACTCTTGCACTGGTAGCTCGATGACGTTTTTTGGGATAAAAAAAACGCGGGCCGTCAGCTTATCAGTCTGAAGGCTCTGGTAAACCTGTCTAATGATAAGCGGAAGACGACCCGCGCACAAAGTGCGCGAGCGTCCACCCAGTTCTCATTAGACATTGAAAATGTACCAGATTTTCAGACTGAGAACAAGAGCGAAAAACTCTAATATGTCAATGAGAATGATAGCAAAAGACGACCACGAAACGGAGTCCGAGATGACAATACGGGGGTTTTAGGGGCTCGCCCCTAGGCGAGGGGGTGAGTGGAAGCCTCGGCTGGGGTGGGGTGAATCGGTGATGCCGGAACTGAGTCCGGCATGACAATGCGGGGTGACGGGGGCGGCGAGGCTGCAGCCAGGGGGAGACTTCCCCCTCCAAAAAATTCTAGGCCTCTTGACAGGCTCATTTCAAAAAGGTATATTTAGTGCACAAGTGAGTAGTTTTTGACGATTTCACGCTTGTTCGTCAAAGGAGTTAACATAGATATGCATGCTACAAATGCAAAGAAAAAGCAATCATATGCAAGTATTTTGCGACTTTTTTCAATCAATTACTTGCTTTTGCAATCGCTTGAATCTATATTTATGGGCGTGAGCACCATAGCAAAAAATTTTCGCATCGATTCTGAGCTGAACCGTCAGGCCAACAAGCTCCTTGAGGGGCTGGGGCTTTCGATGTCTCAGGCTTTTTCGATGTTCTTGCGACAGGTGGTGCTGCAGCAAGGTCTCCCATTTGAAGTGAAATATCCTCGGCGTTCCGGTGAACTGCTGAACGCAATTGAAGAAGCGAAACGGCTTGAAGCCGACCCCAATACAAAGCGCTATACGGATATGGACGAAATGTGGGCGGACCTTGACAAATGATTTACGAAGTTATCTGGACCAACCGTTTTAAGAAGAGCTACAAGCTTTGCAAAAAGCGCGGGCTCCCGTTAGAAGAACTCAAGTCCGTTGTCGAATTACTCCGGACGGACCAGACTCTTGACGAAAAGTTTCGTGACCACGAACTGTCCGGCGTTTTCGCAGGGACGAGAGAACTCCATATCCGTCCAGACTGGCTTTTGTGCTACAGAAAGAACAACGGGATCTTGGCGCTTACCCTTGTGGATACTGGAACGCATTCCGATTTGTTCGGGAAATAAAAACTGTTGCGGCAAAAAATATCGGAACAAAAAAAGCCATTTGGTAGTGGCATGGCCCTCTTGACAGGCGCATTTTGAGAGCATATATTAAGTAAATAGTCGAAGTTTCTTTTTGTCTGGTAGAGGAATTGAGTATAATCAGCACAATGCTGATGCCTGATTGATAGAGGTGTATATGGGAAACAGGTTCACGTTTGCTTTGGGGCTGGCCTTGGCTGCGGCGCAGGCTTTCGGTGCGGTCTATTATGTTGCTGTCGACGGCAAAGACGGCAATGCGGGCACGAAGGAGAAGCCTTTCGCGACGCTCAACAAGGCGAACGCCGTGGTGGCCGCGGGCGATACGGTGTGGATTCGCGGCGGCGTGTACGACTTGCACGATACGGTCTTTTTCGCGCGGTATAAGATGACGGCCGCAATCCTGTTGACGGCGAGCGGCGAGAGCGACGACAAGCGCATCCATTATCTTGCCTACCCGGGCGAGCGTCCGATTTTTGACGGGGCGAACCTCCCGGTGGCGGAAGGCGAGGAACACAGCGACGGCACTCCCGCGGGGGCGATGTACACTTCGCCCATCGTGATTTCGGCGAAGTTCCTCCACTTGAAGGGTATCGAGGTGCGCAATACTCCCATGAAGCACAACTCGAATTCCGGCGTTTTCCTTTACGCGAGCAAGCATATTTTCTTGGAGGAGATGGAAAGCCACCACAACGCGGGTCCGGGATTTTTCGCGAACGACGGCGCGGCGGATGGTGGCGGGCACATCTTCTTGAACTGCGATGCGCACGACAATTACGACCCTACGGGTTGGCAGGGCGACGGCGAGAATGCCGACGGTTTCGGGGCGCATTACCAGAAGCCCGGCGAGGGCGATACGACCAGGTTCATCGGGTGTCGCGCGTGGTGGAACAGCGACGACGGTTTCGACTTCATCAACCAGGAATTTCCCGTGGTTCTGGAAAACTGCTACGCCATGGGCAACGGCTACAGCGATTACGGTCGGGGCAATCCGAAAAACGGAAACGGTTACGGAATCAAGATGGGCCAGAGCACGTATGGCACCGGACATCATACGATCAAGTATTGCGTCGCCTGGAAAAACAAATCTTCGGGCTTTTATGCGAACTACACCAATGCCGGCAGCAAGTGGCTCAACAACACGTCTTACATGAATGAAGATCGCGCTTACAGCATGGCGTCGACGCTCTACGCCGAAGACGGCAAAACTCGCCTTGCCGAGGTGGCCCCGCTTACGGGCGACAACGCGCACGTGCTCAAGAACAACATCGCCTTCCCGAACAAGAATTCGCAAATCGGGACTTGCTGGGAAAAGATATCGAGCCAGGACATCGACCATTATGTGGATTGCCCCGCCGGCGAAAACAACACGTGGAACCTGAAGCTCGACTTGACGGAAGATGACTTTATGAGTCTCGATGACCCGAGTATGACCGTGACGGGCGAGGATCTCTCGAAGCTTGCGGGAATATTGGGTCCGCGCAATGCTGACGGCAGTTTGCCCAATGTGGACTTCTTGCGGCTCAAGAAGGGGAGTCGCGCCATTGACCAGGGCGAAGATATCGGTTTCCCGTTTGTAGGCGACGCTCCTGATTTGGGCGCGTTCGAGTACGGCTCGGATGTCATGTCCGTCGCCATGAGGCCGAACCGCTCTGCGGAAATTCCGGGTTTCGCGACCGTTTACGATTTGCGGGGCTGCAATCTGGGAACCTTGCAAACCATGCCCAAGAAACCGGGCGTGTACCTTGTACGTAACGGAAAAAATCTGCGGAAGATGTTCGTCAGGTAGCGAAGTTTTACAGAAATTGTGATTGCGAGAAATGTTGTTGCAAATAATGTAAAGCCGGCGAAGCGACTTGAAAAATACATGAAAAAATATCGCAGGTTTTGAAGAACCTTTTGTTATATTTCTTCTTGTATGATTTCTCTGAACGACTATCTATTCTCCGGAAATACGGTGCTGAAAATTTTGCACCAGTATTCGAACGACCTCAGGAACAGCGCGAAGGAATCGCGCAACGGCATCGACCTTGCGCATTCCAATTACCTGATTCAGATAATCGAGCTTCTCGAGCACAATGACTTCTTGACTTCGCAGTCTCAGAGAATCAAGGAATTCTACAAGTTCATGACGCGCGAGTATCCCTTCTTGGCTTTCACCTTCAAGGGACGCATCAAGTCGCTGGTCCGCGCTGAAGAAAAATTCAACGGGTACATCCTTGAATACATCTACGACTATTACAAGAAAAATAGGGTGTTCCCGTCCGAGGCGGAAATCAAGAGCCGCCTGATTTGCTTCCGCGACCTTATCGCATACCGCATCGTCATCTCGATGCCGACTTGCCATATCAAGAAAGGCGACGACAGGACCGCCATAGAGCAGAAGTACCTCTACGACATCGCGAACGTGTTGCCCGGATTCCTCGAAGAGAAGGGTTTTTCCGCGGAACTTTCCGGATTCGAGGGGCATTCCGATTTGCTCATGGAATCCATTCGGCCCTACTACCGCGATTACGTGACGACCCCGAGAAGCACGGGTTACCAGTCGCTGCATATCACGTTCTACGACAATCTCGCGCGTTGCTATACGGAACTGCAATTGCGTACCAAGGACATGGACGATTTTGCCGAGATAGGCGAGGCGAACCACTTCGGTTACGAGAAGTTGCAGGAGGCGCGCCGCACCAAGCGCGACGAGATTCCGGGCGGCGAGTGCGTCTATTTTGACGAGGCTTACGAGCGCCTGACAAAGTTGCAGGAACTCGAGCTGGCGAAAATAGACGTGAACATGTTCAAGGCCATCAACAACCAGCTCATCAACGATGGTTGCGGGCTGTTCAGAGGCCGGCAGATTTTGCCGTTCGAACATTTGTCGCGTTTTCAGAACGACTTAATCGATTGACAAAAATTTTTCGGATTGAAATTTTTTATAATGTATAATTGCTTATGTTAACGGCAATTATTTTATCGATATTATTTCTTTTTGGGGATGTGGGGATTCTGTTTATCAGCCAGCCCAGTTTTGGGCGCCTTCCCCAGGGCGAGCGCCTGGAGCGTGTCAGGAAATCGCCGCATTACGATGGAACGCAGTTCGTGAACGAGGTGGAAACCGCGTTCTCGACGGGCAATAGGACCAAACTTGGAGTCTGGAAGGATTATGTTTTCGGCGACAAGACGCTGTTGTTCCCGGATACGGCGCTTCATGTCATCAAGACGGATCTGAAGTCGCTCCCGCAGGACCGCGATTGGATTGTGTGGTTCGGGCATTCGTCTTACCTGATGAATCTGTCTGGCAAGAAGGTGCTGGTGGACCCGGTGTTTTACAAGGGCTCTCCGGTGGAGTTCGCGAACAAGATGTTCCTGGGGACGGATGTCTACAAGCCCGCCGACATGCCGGATATTGATTATCTGGTAGTTTCCCATGACCATTGGGACCATTTGGATTACGAGGTGGTAACGGAGATGAAGCCTCGCGTCAAGAAAGTCGTGACGGCTCTTGGTGTGGGCGAACATTTCGAATACTGGGGTTACCCTGTCGAAAAAATTGTGGAATTGGACTGGTGGGAATTCGCCGACTTGGAAGAAGGCTTCCGCGTGACGGCGACTCCGGCGCGGCATTTCTCGGGCCGCGAACTGCACGAAAACAAGACGTTCTGGGCTTCGTTCGCATTCAAGTCGCCCAAGCGTTTGGTGTGGATTGGTGGCGATTCCGGCTATGGCCCGCACTATGCGAAAATCGGGAAGGAGTTCCCGGACATCGACCTCGCCATTATGGAAAACGGACAATACAACAAGGATTGGTCGCAGGTCCATACGATGCCGGAATACCTGGGCAAAGAAATGATTGAACTGGACGCGAAACGCTATCTCACGGTTCATCATTCCAAATTCAGCCTGAGCAAACATCCGTATTACGAGCCGCTGGAAAACGCGAAACGTGCCGCCCGCGAATCGGGTAAGCCCGTACTTATGCCGCAAATCGGCGAAGTCATGTATTTGGAATAAAGTGGCTTATCGCGAAGTCTAGCTGCTGGTTTTAAGCGGTATATAAATTTTTCCTATATCTGGTGAGCGGAAAATAGTATAACCAAATATCCCGAATTTGGTTGACGATGCAATAGTTTGTGTCTATATTTTTCCTATCAAAACAATAGGGAATTAAAAATGATTCGTTTTTTTGCGACTAAATGTTGTTCTTGTCGATGTCGGGCGGGCGACTAGTTTTTAGGATATTCTATCAAACTGGTTTCCGCTCGGTTCTTCCGTAGCGGATTTTTTTATTCAAACTTTTAAATAACGGCGCGGTCGCGCCAAAGGATTTTCAAAATGTCAATTTCCAACTATATTGAAACGAAACTGATTCACGGCGGCATCGATGGCGACAAGGTTACGGGAGCCGTAAACGTCCCTATCTACCAGACTTCTACCTATAAGCAGGCGGGGCTCGGCGAAAATACGGGCTGGGAATATTCCCGAACGGGGAACCCCACGCGCGCAGCGCTCGAGGCGCTGATTGCGGAACTAGAAGGCGGCGTGGCGGGCTTCGCGTTTGCAAGCGGCATGGCGGCGACCTCGACGGTGCTTTCGCTCTTTAACAAGGGCGATCGCATCATCATTTCGAGCAATGTTTATGGCGGAACGTTCCGCGTTCTCGACAAGGTGTTCAAGAATTTCGGCATCACGTATTCCATTGAAGATACGACGGACTTGGAAGCGCTCGATGCGAAAGTGACGCCCGACGTGAAGGCGTTCTTTGTGGAAAGCCCGGCGAACCCGCTCTTGACGGTGACGGATTTGGCCGGCGTCGCGGCGATTGCGAAAAAGCATGGCATCTTGACGATTGTCGACAACACCTTCATGACTCCGTATTTGCAGCGCCCGCTGGAACTCGGCGCCGATATCGTGGTGCATTCCGCGACAAAATATTTGGGCGGTCACAGTGACTTGGTGGCTGGACTTGCGGTGACGAACAACAAGGAGATTGCCGAAAGGCTTGCCTTCAATCAGAATGCCGTGGGCGCGGTACTCGGCCCCTTCGATTCGTTCCTGCTGATTCGCGGCATCAAGACGCTCGGCGTGCGCCTGGATCGCCATACCGAAAATGCGGAACGCATTGCCCGCTACCTGGAAAAACATGAAGCCGTAAAGCATGTGTATTATCCTGGCCTCCCGACGGCGCAGGGTTACGAAATCAACAAGAAACAGGCCAAAAATGGCGGCGCCATGATTTCGTTCGAACTCTATGAAAATTACGACATCAAGAAATTCTTCAAGGGCCTCAAGCTGGTTTCGCTCGCCGAAAGCTTGGGCGGTGTCGAAAGCCTCGTATGCCATCCGGCTACGATGACGCATGCCTCCATCCCGAAGGAAATCCGCGAGAAGGTGGGCATTACCGACGGGCTGATTCGCCTGTCCGTGGGCATCGAGAAGGTGGACGACATCATTCTCGATTTGAATGCGGGCATCAACGCCGCGAAGGAGGCTTGATTATGCGTTACTATGAATCGATGCAGTCTCTGATTGGCAAGACTCCGCTTGTAAAGCTTACGCATGTGGGCCTCCCCGAGGGCGTGAATTTGTTTGCAAAACTGGAACTGTGGAACCCCTCGGGCAGCGTGAAGGACCGCACGGGCCTTTACATGGTAAATGACGCTCTCGCAAAGGGAACGCTCAAGCCGGGTGGAACCATTGTCGAGGCGACCGCGGGCAATACGGGGCTCGGAATCGCTTTTGCGGCATTGAACCGCGGCGTGCGCGTAATCTTTGTGGTGCCTACCAAGTTCTCGCAAGAAAAGCAGACGCTTTTGCGTGCGCTCGGTGCGGAGCTCATCAATACCCCGCGCGAAGAGGGAATGCTCGGTGCCGAAAAGAAGGCCGAGGAACTCCTCAAGGAAATTCCGGATTCCATTTCGCTAAGGCAGTTCCACAACATGGCCAATCCGCTCGCGCATTACGAAACGACCGGCCCCGAGATTTACGATGACCTGGATGGGCACATTGATTACGTGGTGGCTGGCGCAGGGAGTGGCGGCACGTACTCGGGCATCCTCAAGTACCTCAAGGAACGCGATCCAAAAATCCAGGGCGTGCTTGCGGACCCCATCGGTTCTACGATGGGTGGCGGTGAACATGGCGATTACAACATCGAAGGAATCGGTAACGATTTTATCGCCGATACGATGGATATGTCACTTGTAGATAAAGTAATCAAAATCAATGATGACGACGCCTTTGGTGGCTCTCGCGAGCTTGCTCAAAAGGAAGGCATTATTGCTGGGTCTTCATCTGGCGCGGCATTCAGCGCTGCCAAGAAGTTGGTTGCCTCCGGTGCTCGCGGCAACATCGTCTTTGTGGCACCCGATCGCGGAGACCGTTACTTTAGCAAGGGATTATACCTGTAATTTAATTTGTCTAAAATCCTCTATTCTATCCCAAAAAACTCTGCCATCCTGGTGGAGTTTTTTTGTCGGCATGGTTATAGATTTTAGTTATAACTTTCTATAGTTAAATAGTATGCGTTTATGCCTTGACGAGGGCAAAATCTTATTCTATCTTAAAGCCTACAAGATTGATAGGAAAAGCAAAATGGTTTGTGATTCCTAAGCATTCGAAGGAGCGCTATATGGTAAGTGACTGTCGAATGCCGAGAGGCATTCTGAAAACGAACTAGCTCGGAGCCTTCTGTCCTTAAGGCTCCACCGGCTAGAAAAATTGAGCCTAAGGATACTTCAAAAAACATTTATAGCGTACAAGGGTTTGACATAAAACCCCCTTGTCCGCTGCAACCTAAAAGGAATTTTTACCATGACGACACAGAACAAGCTTCATTTTGAGACTCTTCAGCTCCACGTTGGCCAGGAACAGGCGGACCCCGCAACCGATTCCCGTGCGGTTCCTATTTACCAGACCACCTCTTATGTTTTCCACAATTCCCAGGACGCAGCTGACCGTTTTGCCCTGAAGGCTGGCGGTAACGTTTATGGCCGTATCAACAACTCCACTCAGGGTGTGCTCGAAGAACGTATTGCTGCCCTCGAAGGTGGCGTTGCCGCTCTCGCTGTCGCTTCTGGTGCAGCTGCCATTACCTACGCCATCACGGCTCTCGCTCGCAAGGGCGATCACGTGGTTGCCCAGCGCACGGTTTATGGCGGTACTTTCAACCTGCTGCAGCATACGCTCCGCACCTTCGGTATCGAGACCACGTTCGTCGACACGCACGATCTCAAGAGTGTCGAAGCTGCCGTGAAGGACAACACCAAGCTTATCTTTATCGAGACGCTCGGCAACCCGCATTCCGACATCCCGGATATTGACGCCATCGCCGCAATCGCTCACAAGAACAAGATCCCGCTGGTCATCGACAACACCTTCGGTACGCCGTATCTGATCCGCCCGATTGAACACGGCGCCGACGTCGTGGTGCATTCCGCGACCAAGTTTATCGGCGGTCACGGCACGACTCTCGGCGGCATCATCGTGGATAGCGGCAAGTTCGACTGGGCTGCAAGCGGCAAGTTCCCGCAGTTCACCGAAAAGAACCCCAGCTACGGTTTCCCGTTTGTGGCCGCCGGCGCTGCCGCCTACGCCATCTACATCCGCACTATCCTCCTCCGCGATGAAGGTGCCGCAATTTCTCCGTTCAACGCATTCTTGCTGCTGCAGGGTGTCGAAACGCTTTCGCTCCGCTTGGATCGCCACGTGGAAAACACCAAGAAGGTCTTGGATTACCTCACCAAGCATCCGAAGGTTACCCGCGTGAGCCATCCGAGCCTCCCGAACCATCCGGACCATAAGCTTTACCAGAAGTACTTCCCGAATGGCGGCGGTTCCATCTTCACCTTCGACATCAAGGGCGGCCAGGAAGAAGCCTTCAAGTTCATCGACAGCCTGAAAATCTTCAGCCTGCTCGCCAACGTCGCCGATGTGAAGAGCCTCGTGATTCACCCGTACACGACGACGCATTCGGAGCTCACTCCGGAAGAACTCGCCGCAGCGGAAATTACGCCGGCAACGATTCGCGTCTCCATCGGTACGGAGCACTACGAAGACATTATTGCCGACCTTGAAAAAGGCTTTGCTGCGATTTAATTGATTGCATTGAGTATCCAGCTCCGATGGCGTTTTCACCATTAGGAAACGACTGTCGGGCTGGATTTTTTTGTACGGAGAATACAATGATAGATTTTGAATATTACAACCCGGCGAAAATTGTCTTTGGCGAACACAGTGAACAGAAACTGAAATCGCTTTTGGCTGCGTACGGCGTAAAGTCGCTCCAGCTCGTGTATAGCGGCGACTTCATCAAGACGCTCGGCATTTACGACGTGATCAAGGCGGCCGTTGCCGAACTCGGAATCAAGTTTTCCGAAAACGGGAACGTGGTGCCGAATCCGTCCATCGACCTGGTGCGCGAACTCGTGAAGCAGGGCAAGGAAAACGGGGTAGACTTCGTCCTTGCTGTCGGTGGCGGAAGTTCCATCGATACGGCTAAGGCGGTGGCGCTCGGCATTCCTTACGAAGGCGACGTCTGGAACTTTTTCGAGAAGGGCGTTTCGCCCAAGGAAGTGCTCCCGATTGGCGTCATCGCGACGACGGCATCGAGCGGCTCCGAAACTTCGAATGCGGCAATCCTTTCGAGCGGTGAATGGAAGCTCGGTTTTGAAGACGATCGCATCATTCCGAAGTTCGCCATCATGAACCCGAAATACACTGTGGGCCTGCCGGCTTACCAGACTTTCGTGGGCATCGCAGACGTGCTTTCGCACTTGTTGGAACGCTATTTCTCGGACGAGAAGTTTTCCGATACTACGGACTACTTGATCGAGGGTGCCATCAGGGCGCTGCTCGTCAATGCCGACAAGCTCATCGCCAACCAGAAAGACGTCAACGCCCGCGGAGAAATCCAGTGGCTCGCCAGTGTCGCTCACGGCGGATTCCTGGATGCAGGGCGCCGCGCCGACTGGGGCTCGCATCGCATCGAACATGAACTTTCTGCCCAGTACAACATCACCCATGGTGAAGGCATGGCGGTTGTGACCATCGCCTGGACAAAGTACATGGCCGAGAAAAAGCCCTGGAGGCTCGCACTCCTCGCAAGCCGCGTGTTCGGAGTGGATTCGTTCAACTACAGCGAAACGGAACGCGCGCTGATCCTTTCGGAAAAGCTTGCGGCGTTCTTCAAGAAGCTGGGGCTCGCGACGACGCTTGCGGAACTCAATATCGATGACAAGGACTTCGACGCGATGGCCGCAAGGGCTACGCGCAACGGCAAGGTCGGGCACTATGTGCCGCTTGACGCTGCGGCAATCAAGGAAATCTTGAAGGTCGCACTTTAAATCTTAACAAAAATGATGCATTAACATCAAAGGAGAGTACAAACAATGGCAAGAGTAAAATTTATTGAATCGGTTGACGAAGCTCAGGGCAAGGCGAAGGAAGCCTACGAAAAGCTCGTTTCTACAGGCAAGATCACCAACATGAAGCGCGCACTGCTGCAGGACTATGCGACGTTCGACGCCTTCATGGGCTGGTACACCAGCTGGGCACGCCTCGTAGAAATTATCGGACAGCGCGCCGCTACCGTCTACGCCCACGCTATCTCTACTACCAACAGCTGCCAGCTCTGCTCGCTGTTCTTCATCAGCGACTTGCGGGCTCTTGGTATCGACCCCAACGGCTTTGAATACGAGAAGAACGAGGAAATCCTCGCCAAGCTTGCAAGGCAGATCGTGAAGGACCCCACCGCCGT includes the following:
- a CDS encoding phosphoadenosine phosphosulfate reductase family protein, which gives rise to MRIDNEEQHESSGFLSAQVFWCQSCRIPIITPPEQINGVNGKSVCPLCHSATTFLSTDLRPVFPEERLLLELLLAHDQPLKYSECSVWALDSRYYIDGKMKSVPSRTFRTEDCDVLSALIKENEKSNKSKKIQACFEDFKNKFIAANKNRLNALISEAHAFIKKEAANYPEENIVLSFSGGKDSSVTADIVTKALGNPSLVHIFGNTTLEFPQTVEYAKRFKKNHPFAIFETSINEDQNFMDVCEDIGPPARIMRWCCSMFKTGPITRVLNSLYRNQQILTFYGIRRAESASRSKYNRVESGKESVKIQKQTVASPIIDWKDIDIWLYLLAENVDFNDAYRLGYDRVGCWCCPNNNQRAQFLSRIYMPENSKQWRDFLIRFAKRIGKPDPEEYVDSGAWKARQGGNGLAAADDVKIKFTNCTAEDHAKNYRLVRPFDDELVNMFVPFGKINRELGRKLLHEVLVLDVRTNVPIISLQPFTVDGFEHAVKIRTMNVADHDDLQRKIAYQIRKFNGCRKCLKCESVCKAGSISITAEGYHIDENKCIHFKMCVNQSVLAMGCLMGKYLKTKEVREMKFRAHETFFIRKGWL
- a CDS encoding type II toxin-antitoxin system RelB/DinJ family antitoxin is translated as MHATNAKKKQSYASILRLFSINYLLLQSLESIFMGVSTIAKNFRIDSELNRQANKLLEGLGLSMSQAFSMFLRQVVLQQGLPFEVKYPRRSGELLNAIEEAKRLEADPNTKRYTDMDEMWADLDK
- a CDS encoding type II toxin-antitoxin system YafQ family toxin; the encoded protein is MYEVIWTNRFKKSYKLCKKRGLPLEELKSVVELLRTDQTLDEKFRDHELSGVFAGTRELHIRPDWLLCYRKNNGILALTLVDTGTHSDLFGK
- a CDS encoding right-handed parallel beta-helix repeat-containing protein, translating into MGNRFTFALGLALAAAQAFGAVYYVAVDGKDGNAGTKEKPFATLNKANAVVAAGDTVWIRGGVYDLHDTVFFARYKMTAAILLTASGESDDKRIHYLAYPGERPIFDGANLPVAEGEEHSDGTPAGAMYTSPIVISAKFLHLKGIEVRNTPMKHNSNSGVFLYASKHIFLEEMESHHNAGPGFFANDGAADGGGHIFLNCDAHDNYDPTGWQGDGENADGFGAHYQKPGEGDTTRFIGCRAWWNSDDGFDFINQEFPVVLENCYAMGNGYSDYGRGNPKNGNGYGIKMGQSTYGTGHHTIKYCVAWKNKSSGFYANYTNAGSKWLNNTSYMNEDRAYSMASTLYAEDGKTRLAEVAPLTGDNAHVLKNNIAFPNKNSQIGTCWEKISSQDIDHYVDCPAGENNTWNLKLDLTEDDFMSLDDPSMTVTGEDLSKLAGILGPRNADGSLPNVDFLRLKKGSRAIDQGEDIGFPFVGDAPDLGAFEYGSDVMSVAMRPNRSAEIPGFATVYDLRGCNLGTLQTMPKKPGVYLVRNGKNLRKMFVR
- a CDS encoding guanosine polyphosphate pyrophosphohydrolase yields the protein MISLNDYLFSGNTVLKILHQYSNDLRNSAKESRNGIDLAHSNYLIQIIELLEHNDFLTSQSQRIKEFYKFMTREYPFLAFTFKGRIKSLVRAEEKFNGYILEYIYDYYKKNRVFPSEAEIKSRLICFRDLIAYRIVISMPTCHIKKGDDRTAIEQKYLYDIANVLPGFLEEKGFSAELSGFEGHSDLLMESIRPYYRDYVTTPRSTGYQSLHITFYDNLARCYTELQLRTKDMDDFAEIGEANHFGYEKLQEARRTKRDEIPGGECVYFDEAYERLTKLQELELAKIDVNMFKAINNQLINDGCGLFRGRQILPFEHLSRFQNDLID
- a CDS encoding MBL fold metallo-hydrolase, which codes for MGILFISQPSFGRLPQGERLERVRKSPHYDGTQFVNEVETAFSTGNRTKLGVWKDYVFGDKTLLFPDTALHVIKTDLKSLPQDRDWIVWFGHSSYLMNLSGKKVLVDPVFYKGSPVEFANKMFLGTDVYKPADMPDIDYLVVSHDHWDHLDYEVVTEMKPRVKKVVTALGVGEHFEYWGYPVEKIVELDWWEFADLEEGFRVTATPARHFSGRELHENKTFWASFAFKSPKRLVWIGGDSGYGPHYAKIGKEFPDIDLAIMENGQYNKDWSQVHTMPEYLGKEMIELDAKRYLTVHHSKFSLSKHPYYEPLENAKRAARESGKPVLMPQIGEVMYLE
- a CDS encoding PLP-dependent aspartate aminotransferase family protein, producing MSISNYIETKLIHGGIDGDKVTGAVNVPIYQTSTYKQAGLGENTGWEYSRTGNPTRAALEALIAELEGGVAGFAFASGMAATSTVLSLFNKGDRIIISSNVYGGTFRVLDKVFKNFGITYSIEDTTDLEALDAKVTPDVKAFFVESPANPLLTVTDLAGVAAIAKKHGILTIVDNTFMTPYLQRPLELGADIVVHSATKYLGGHSDLVAGLAVTNNKEIAERLAFNQNAVGAVLGPFDSFLLIRGIKTLGVRLDRHTENAERIARYLEKHEAVKHVYYPGLPTAQGYEINKKQAKNGGAMISFELYENYDIKKFFKGLKLVSLAESLGGVESLVCHPATMTHASIPKEIREKVGITDGLIRLSVGIEKVDDIILDLNAGINAAKEA
- a CDS encoding PLP-dependent cysteine synthase family protein, producing the protein MRYYESMQSLIGKTPLVKLTHVGLPEGVNLFAKLELWNPSGSVKDRTGLYMVNDALAKGTLKPGGTIVEATAGNTGLGIAFAALNRGVRVIFVVPTKFSQEKQTLLRALGAELINTPREEGMLGAEKKAEELLKEIPDSISLRQFHNMANPLAHYETTGPEIYDDLDGHIDYVVAGAGSGGTYSGILKYLKERDPKIQGVLADPIGSTMGGGEHGDYNIEGIGNDFIADTMDMSLVDKVIKINDDDAFGGSRELAQKEGIIAGSSSGAAFSAAKKLVASGARGNIVFVAPDRGDRYFSKGLYL